In Dryobates pubescens isolate bDryPub1 chromosome 26, bDryPub1.pri, whole genome shotgun sequence, a single window of DNA contains:
- the TPX2 gene encoding targeting protein for Xklp2: MARPDSRYSFDVPNPCLNFATLSDDDAHNPDSWFDQKANLENVPPGENLAKVSVNSPALTKPDLLSSCPSEGIKGESHGEDAGQAECVQASTAPPNTVGSLASWRAAAPAEAPQRAGRKQAARQRKAQQRKQPGRVAVEGSADALAAKEEVPPPKRMRLSSSREKLAEGSRKSQQNAELSPGRGKSKLTMPSTPRMLKRTNLSEKPKSTEEQELEKMQQLQREVMELRRKNEESLKAAIAGTGQPLKRSGGQVTKPIDFHFCTEERLKQHGESQSQPGNHYKEVDFAAVLRKHPPSPARLPKGPTVPKPFNLSQGSKRKLEEATPEYMSLAEQVEAFQKRTPSRYHLRSRRSEEGPAPRKVAKARLTHPKTPQLLTKQRFRPATCKTAAELEAEELEKIQQYKFKARELDHKIFEGGPILPKKPAVKELTQPVGFDLEIEKRIQGRESKKQQEEEHFEFHSRPCPTKILEDVVGVPEKKSLPVTVPKSPVFTSRSRTRAPVREEEKEKEVVPVIKANPMPYYGVPFKPKLPEARQVEVCPFSFDARDKERQIQKERKIEELQKEEVPKFKALPLPYFDQVKLPEKKVKNPTQPEPFNLQVDERGAAKQQSWKQQLKEDLKRQKEAACFKARPNTVVYQEPFVPKKENKQLAVPESFELATEKRAKERQEFEKHLAHKEAIRERHQEYLRQQQEEREKEEVAKLRQELVHKANPIRRYRSLEVKPSEQPLTTPRSPNFSDRFRC, translated from the exons ATGGCTCGCCCTGACTCTCGCTACTCCTTTGATGTCCCAAACCCTTGCCTCAACTTTGCCACTCTGAGTGATGATGATGCACACAACCCAGACTCCTGGTTTG acCAAAAAGCCAATCTGGAGAACGTTCCTCCTGGTGAAAACTTGGCCAAGGTCTCAGTGAACAGCCCTGCTCTTACCAAGCCagatctcctctcctcttgcccATCAGAAGGAATCAAAG GTGAAAGCCATGGTGAAGATGCTGGCCAAGCAGAATGTGTGcaggccagcacagctcctcccaACACCGTTGGATCCCTGgcgagctggagagctgctgctcctgcagaggccCCTCAGAG ggcaggcaggaagcaggCTGCGAGGCAGAGGAAGGCACAGCAGcggaagcagccaggcagagtggctgtggaGGGCAGTGCTGACGCCCTGGCTGCTAAGGAGGAGGTCCCACCCCCCAAAAGAATGAGGCT ctctagcagcagagagaagctggcagaaggctccaggaagagccAGCAGAATGCTGAGctctccccagggagggggaagagcaaGCTGACCATGCCCTCCACACCAAGGATGCTGAA GAGGACCAATCTCTCTGAGAAGCCCAagagcacagaggagcaggagctggagaagatgcagcagctgcagcgggaggtgatggagctgcGCAGGAAGAATGAGGAGTCCCTGAAGGCAGCAATTGCTGGCACAG GACAACCCCTCAAGAGATCTGGTGGTCAAGTAACCAAACCGATCGACTTCCACTTCTGCacggaggagaggctgaagcagcATGGGGagagccagagccagcctggcaaCCACTACAAGGAGGTGGAttttgcagcagtgctgaggaaacATCCCCCCTCCCCG GCACGACTGCCAAAGGGCCCCACCGTCCCCAAACCATTCAACCTGTCCCAGGGAAGCAAAAGGAAGCTGGAGGAAGCCACCCCGGAGTACATGTCCCTGGCTGAGCAGGTGGAGGCCTTCCAGAAGCGCACTCCCTCGCGCTACCacctgaggagcaggagatcTGAGGAgg GCCCAGCTCCGCGGAAGGTGGCCAAGGCTCGGCTTACGCACCCCAAGACGCCGCAGCTGCTGACCAAGCAGCGCTTCAGACCTGCCACCTgcaagacagcagcagagctggaagcagaggaGCTAGAAAAAATTCAACA GTACAAGTTCAAAGCACGAGAACTTGATCACAAAATCTTTGAGGGGGGACCAATCCTGCCCAAGAAACCTGCAGTGaaggagctcacccagcctgtTGGCTTTGACTTGGAGATAGAGAAAAGGatccagggcagggagagcaagaagcagcaggaggaagagcacTTTGAGTTCCATTCCAGGCCCTGCCCAACAAAAATCCTGGAGGATGTTGTG GGTGTTCCAGAGAAGAAGTCTCTTCCTGTGACAGTCCCCAAGTCTCCAGTCTTCACCTCGAGAAGCAGAACCCGAGCCCCTgtcagagaggaggaaaag GAAAAAGAAGTGGTGCCTGTGATCAAAGCCAACCCCATGCCATATTATGGGGTGCCCTTCAAACCCAAGCTGCCTGAGGCACGGCAGGTGGAGGTCTGCCCCTTCTCTTTTGATGCCCGCGACAAGGAGAGGCAGAtccagaaggagaggaaaatagAAGAGCTGCAAAAGGAAGAG GTTCCAAAGTTcaaagctctgcctctgccttacTTTGACCAAGTGAAGCTGCCAGAAAAGAAGGTGAAAAACCCAACTCAGCCTGAGCCCTTCAATCTGCAGGTTGATGAGAGGGGAGctgccaagcagcagagctggaagcagcag ctgaaagaaGACTTGAAGAGGCAGAAGGAGGCAGCGTGCTTTAAAGCTCGTCCCAACACGGTGGTGTACCAGGAGCCTTTTGTGcccaagaaggaaaacaagcagcTGGCAG TTCCTGAAAGCTTTGAGCTGGCAACAGAGAAGAGAGCTAAAGAGAGGCAGGAGTTTGAGAAGCACCTGGCACACAAAGAAGCCATAAGGGAGAGGCACCAGGAGTacctcaggcagcagcaagaggagcgtgagaaggaagaagttgctaaGCTCAGGCAAGAGCTG GTGCACAAAGCAAACCCCATCCGCAGGTACCGCAGCCTGGAGGTGAAGCCCAGCGAGCAGCCgctcaccacccccaggtcccccaaCTTCTCCGACCGCTTCCGCTGCTGA